The Gemmatimonas aurantiaca T-27 DNA segment CCGAGGATCAGCACCAATGTGAGCCACGTCCCCGCGGCCATGGGCAGCCACCATCGCGGCCAACGAACATCGCGTGTGATCGCGCGGTCCAGCATGCGACCGACCAATGGCGCAGCAAATAGCCAACCCGGTGCCTGCCAGTGGGGTAATCCGCGTGCGCCGCCGAGCGTGATGACGGTGAACACGCACACTGGCACGAGCGCCAGGCATGCGAAGAACCACTGACGCACGTCGGTCCGCCCCGATGCGATGGCTCGGCCAAGTGCGACAGCAAACGGCACGGCCATCCACGGCAGGAGCCAGAGTGCCTGACCAACCACGTTCTCAACGAATGGGGCGATCGACCACGCGGCGGTCGTTGCAGCGCGCGCTCCCTGAAAGGTGAACGACACCCATCCATGCTCCGCATTCCACCAGAGCACCGGCACGGTGCACAGCAGGGCGATTGCCGCGGCAAGCCACGGTCCTGATGTGCGGAGCTGCCGGCGACCCGACTCCGTAGTGAGAAGAAACAGTAGAATTCCTGCACCGTAGAGCACGGCGTGATACTTGCTCAGTAGCGCGCCTCCCAACAGCACGCCAACCACTCCCCAACGCAACCACGAATTCGTGGTTGCCGGATCACGAGTGGGATTGGCCGTGTTGAACAACAGAGGTGCGAGCATCAAGGCGGCCAGTGACGCGCACATCACGAGCGGCCCGTCCGGCAACACCCACGTACCGGTGGTGAGTCCGAGCACTCCCGTGCAGACGAGCGACAACGCACCCAGTGCGCCCGCACGAGCGCCAAATGCATGCTGACCAAGGCGCCCAATGGCCCAGAGCGTCACGCTGAACGCCAGCACAAACGGTAGACGAACCGCCAAGGCACGCGTGTCACCCGTCAACCACGTCATGCCACCGGCCATCCAAAAGTGCAACGGTGGATGATCGAAGTAGCTCCACGACAGCGGCCGGGCCACGGTCACGGCGTACGACTCGTCGACACCGAGTCCTGTCGCGGCGGCAACCATCAGTCGAACAACGGTTGATGCAGACACAATCAACCAGAGACGCCTGTTCCACACGGCATCCGATGCGGCGCGCCCCGCGATGTTCACCTCAGCGTTCACGTGAGAATCGGTCGGGCTCTTGGCACACGGCGAGGCTGTCGCGCACGTATCGAGGTGAATGCGGCGCCATACAGACAGAACGCAATCCATCGCAGTGCGGAGGTGCGTGATGTGTCGACCGTGGCCAGCGCCGCGCCGAGTGCCTGACCATCCCATCGTACCACCGGGTTGAGCAGCAACAGTTCGCCTTCACTCGTGCTATCACCCTGCACCGTGGTACGCAAATAGCCGTCGTCGGATCGTGCGATGGCGCGCGCAATGATGATGCCGGCCGAGTCGGTGATGACGGTATTGCGTGCGACACCGTCCTGACCAGAGATCGTCACCCGACCAACGGGTCCGCGCACGCGCACTTCGAGCGTATCACCAGTGATGTGTTGTGACAGGAACTGCAGATGTGCTTGGCCGCGCTGGCCGCGCACGCCAATCGTACGGCCAGCCCGAATTGCCAATCGCACATCAGCAGCAGCACTGGATGGTGTGTGCACGAGTGTCCAGTTCACCCCGGTCTCGCCGGCGCCATGAATATCATGCGAATCGTCGTTGGCGAGCACCCACACCGCGCGCCCCGCCGAGAGGGCGGCGTCCCACTGCGCGGTGGCCGGAGCGACGAAGTGATTGAGCACCTCGAGCGCATCATAGCCTGAGAGCCGGCGGAGGTCGGCCAGTGAGTGTCCGTCGCGTATTGCCGGATGGGCAAGGGCTACTACGGCGCCAGTGGCACGGATCCGATTGATGATGTCCTGCTGCTGGTGTGCGGTCTGCCCCAACGGATAGTCACGCCACACCACTTTGTCGCCGCCGATCGCCAGGCGATGCGACTTCTGCACGTTCCAGCCTTGCTCATAGACCGGGAATGTGCCGGTGACTTCACTGGCCGACAGGGAGTGATAGTTGGACACACCCACGATGTCGTAGCGCATGCCAGCGTAGGCGCTCACGACGTCCTGCGCAGACTGCCCCCCGTTCGTGAGGCCACCCCAGGCGATCGAGTGCGCATGAAAGTTTGCCTTCTGCCAGCGCCCTGCGGCGGGCAGATCACCGTACGGGTTGTACCATCCAGGGCCGACGAATGGCTGGGACACCGCAAAGACGTAGAGCGAGGTCGTCGCGTACAGCAGCGAAACGAGGAGGAGTACGGCGAGCAGCCCTGTCATCGCCTGGGCCGCACAGAACCAGCACAGCCGCGCTAGGGCTGATGTCATCGCACGCACTGCGTGCATCGCACTCCGTCACGTAAGTTTCCGACAACCTTGCCGGGCGTGCCGTGACTGCCAAGCTCTCGTGCCTGGATGTGACAGGCTGTGACCAAACCGTCATACGACGGACGAGATCTACTGTGGAGAAGCGGTGGTGAAAGACCGCAGCTCCATCGTGAGCGTGGCGATACTGACCTTCGCGCGCACCTTGAGCGGAATGTGCCGCGCGTCGTTGGTGAACCACACCTCCGCTTCGCCGCCCTCGGCAAAAAGGCCCTTGGTGCGAATGATCGGCTTCACCACCACCGCATCGAATTCACCGGCCGGTACCTTGATGCGCTCCGTGCGCAGCACACGCACCGTGACCGGGTTGCCATCGCGTCGGTAGTACCGTGGTGCCGTGTATTCGTCGCCTACCTGCAATCGCAGCGTACGAATGAAGTAGATGAACGAGACATCGTCGAGCGGCTGGGCCGAAGCCAGCGTGCCGGTGTCGTCGGGAAAAGCCAGGCTCTCGTAGCGCAGACTACCGGGGAGAAACTCGTAGGTGCGGTCTTTGGAGTATCCCGTCTGGTTGAGTTTCTGCTCGAAACGATGTGAGAACAGATCAATGGCATCGAGCCAGGAGCGCTGCTGGTCATTGATCTTGAATACCGTGATGCCTCCTCTGGTGCGAAACCCGAGGCGATAGGCTGGCCTGCCGCGCACGGTGTCGAGCGCTTCGACGGCCAGCGTGGCGGTGCCACCGCCGCTCACGAGAAACCATCGAACCTGAACCCGGAAGTCGAACGACTCCCCAACCCCGAACGGGACGAGTGCGAACCCAGCGGGCAGGCTCCCGGGGCTGGATAGGCGGCCGGCCTCCTGCGCAAACGCGAAGGAGGGCAGCAGCACGGCGAGGATTCCGGACAGACACAGCTTCCGGGCACGGGAGATCAGCGAACGCATCCCGCAATGATATGCCGGAACACTCCACACGATCCCTCTGTGGCACAATTGAGACGATCGCCCAATGGTCAAGACATGACGTGTGGTTCCATCAAGTCGCGCCTACTGTATCGTCGGCATGCAACGTCTGCAGGAATGCCTGCAGGTACCGGCCAATGACAAATGCCGGTGCTTGCTGAGTGGGGTGGTGCGTGACCATTGTGATACTCACCAAACTCCTGCTGATCGATCGACACCGCCAGTGATTCCGTTTTCCCCCGCGCCACCCCTCGCCGACTGGCCGACCCGCTTTCCGACGCCGTTCGATCGTGGTGCCGTGCACCCGCTGGCACGGCGAGCGGCGGTGGAACTCATGGACACGATCGAAGTCCACCATGCCCTGCCATGGCGCCTGCACGAACCGGGCAATGGCAAGATGTTCGGCGTGCTGGTGGTCGCCGGAGCCGATAGCACCATCGGTTACCTGCGCGGCTTCTCCGGCATGGTCGACGGGCAATGGGACATCGATGGCTGGGCGCCTCCGGCTTTCGATCGGTTCACGCGCGATCTGGTGTGGGTTCCCGGTGAAGCAGAAATGTTCGACTTCGCCGCGAAACGCGCGACACTGGTCGGTTGCCTGCCCGACCACCTGGACGCGACGGAGGCGGCACAGATCACCGCCGCGATTCGTGCGCTCGACGAAACACGCACGGCACGCTCACGCACGCTGATGCGAGAGATTCAGGACAGCTACCATTTCGGGAATGCGCTGGGTGCGGTGCGTTCCCTGCGATCGATCTTCACGCCAGCCGAACCGCCGGCCGGTGCGGGTGACTGCGCGGCACCCAAGCTGCTGGCGCAGGCGTATCGGGCAGGGCTCACGCCGCTCGCACTCGCCGAATTCTGGTGGGGTGCGCCCGCTCCGACCGGGGATCGCCGTCAGGGTGTGTTCTACGCCGCCTGCCGTGGCAAGTGTCTGCCCATTCTCACGCATATGCTGGGCGGGTTGTCGGTCGATCCACCACCACTCTACGGTTCGGCCGCATTGGGGCCCAACGAACCGGCCGTGGTCTACGAAGACGATCATCTGCTGGTGGTGAACAAACCCAGTGGCATGCTCACCGTGCCAGGGCGCGGCCCTACCATGCAGGACTGTGTGATGACACGGCTCCGGGCGCGGTATCCGGATGCGACCGGTCAGATGGTGGTGCATCGCCTCGATCTCGACACGTCGGGGCTGCTGCTGGCCGCAAAGGACCCCATCACGGCATCGGCGTTGCAGCGGCTGTTCTCCTTGCGCGAGATCGACAAACACTACGTGGCGTGGCTCGATGGCGTCGTAACGGACGATCACGGGCACATCCATCTGCCGCTGCGCATGGATGTGGATGATCGTCCGCGAAACATCCACGATCCGGTGTTCGGAAAACCCGCACACACGGAATGGCAGGTGATGGCGAGGACCGATGGACGCACGCGGGTGCGGTTCACGCCGCACACCGGCCGCACCCATCAACTGCGTGTTCACGCCGCCCACCCCGATGGACTTGATGCACCCATTGTCGGCGATCGGTTGTACGGGCGTACCGCGCCAGATGAAGACGAACGGTTGCAACTGCACGCCGAACGCTTGGCGTTTGTGCATCCGGTGTCCGGTGCCAAGGTGGTCGTGGAGCAACCCGCGCCGTTCTGAGTCTGGTACATTGTGAGATGTCTGATACGGCCGAGGTCCAGACCGCACCGACCGGCGAGTCGGTGTTGACGACTGCCGAATGGCAGGCACGTGCCCTGGCACACGTCGAGCGCGTGCAACGGTGGACGCGGCCCTATCGGGAGCGGCGTTCGCGTGGGGAAGCGCACCCGGTCTACGATTTCCTGTTCCAGTACTACAGCTATTCCGGCGGCAGACTGGAGACGTGGCACCCCAGTGCACATGAACACCTGATCGACAGCCCTGAAGCCCGGGAACGCTTCAGCGGACCGGCGTATCACGTATTGAATGGCGTGATCAGACGGAACATGGGTGCACTCCTGCCAGCGGAAGGCGAGACCCTGCAGCAGGTACTGCACGTCTTGCGCACAACGCGCGATCGTGCGCCGAACTTCGGATGTTATGGCATGCACGAATGGGCCATGGTCTACGGTGGCCACGATATTCGTCATGCCGGCATTGCGCCGCTCCGATTGTCGCAGGAGGACGTGGACGCGCTGGTAGAGAGTCGTCCGGTGGCGTGCAGCCACTTCGACGCGTTCCGGTTCTTCGCACCGGCCGCCCGACCGATGAACCGCATCCCGCTGACCTGGCACACGCGGTATGAGATGGAACAGCCGGGGTGCATCCATGCCAACATGGATCTCTATCGATGGGCGTACACGGCCATGCCGTGGATCGGCAGCGATCTGCTCTGGGATTGTTTCGAGCTCGCAACGACGCTTCGTGTGCTCGACATGCAGGCTGGCCCCTATGATCTCCGCGCGTTCGGCTTCGATCCAGTGCGGATAGAGACGCCCGACGGACGAGAGGAGTATCAGCAGCGTCAGCGGGAGATGAGCGCTCGTGGCGGCGTACTGCGCACCCGGTTGATCGAGGCGTTGGCCGAGGCCGTGCGCGACCTGCACTGAGGTGCCACGCGAACGTCGGATCGTTCGCGCAATGTGATCGGAGAGGCCTACGCGACCACCGTCATCAAGTGTTTGGATGACGGGTCGCTGACGGCGACTGGTAGGGTGGCGCTGTCACTAGCCGACTTCGCAGGCAAGCTCGTTGGCCTGGCCAAGTCACTCTCCAGCAGAATGCCCATGCCGTATACCAGCTCGACCTATGCTGGCCTTGCCATCTCGCTCATCGTTGTTGGTGGAGCGCTGCTGGAACGTCAGGCTGCACTTGGTGGCCCGATTCTCTTGTGTGGCATTGTCTCGGCGTTGATCTCGATCCGGCTCCGTCGGAGGAGACCGTGAGCACCTCGCTCAAGGCCTTCGCCTACCTGGTCTTTGCAACACTCGTACTGGGCATCGGCGGGATCGTCTACAGTATCCGCAGTCGACCATCGGTGACTTCGCTGGTGGGCACACCTGTGCCTCGCCTCGATGTCGCGACACGAGAAACACCCCTTCGATTGGATACGCTCACCGGATCTCCACTGGTGGTCGTCATCTACTCTCCCCGGTGCGATCACTGTCATCGGCAATTGGATGCCTTTGCCAGATCCACCA contains these protein-coding regions:
- a CDS encoding glycosyltransferase family 39 protein — its product is MNAEVNIAGRAASDAVWNRRLWLIVSASTVVRLMVAAATGLGVDESYAVTVARPLSWSYFDHPPLHFWMAGGMTWLTGDTRALAVRLPFVLAFSVTLWAIGRLGQHAFGARAGALGALSLVCTGVLGLTTGTWVLPDGPLVMCASLAALMLAPLLFNTANPTRDPATTNSWLRWGVVGVLLGGALLSKYHAVLYGAGILLFLLTTESGRRQLRTSGPWLAAAIALLCTVPVLWWNAEHGWVSFTFQGARAATTAAWSIAPFVENVVGQALWLLPWMAVPFAVALGRAIASGRTDVRQWFFACLALVPVCVFTVITLGGARGLPHWQAPGWLFAAPLVGRMLDRAITRDVRWPRWWLPMAAGTWLTLVLILGSHVATGWLSPHIAVLSAPADPTLDAFDWRALRDSLSVRGIDIRDGVTTRSWIQAGKLGVALGATTPIMCACDDAHHLLFRYPATVFPRLVVEHVQPWKRGWQPASVALTGQLGPLDSLGTITLARSGQPAVSLAVYRLALPETQAQAASGSRSFRR
- a CDS encoding DUF3108 domain-containing protein gives rise to the protein MRSLISRARKLCLSGILAVLLPSFAFAQEAGRLSSPGSLPAGFALVPFGVGESFDFRVQVRWFLVSGGGTATLAVEALDTVRGRPAYRLGFRTRGGITVFKINDQQRSWLDAIDLFSHRFEQKLNQTGYSKDRTYEFLPGSLRYESLAFPDDTGTLASAQPLDDVSFIYFIRTLRLQVGDEYTAPRYYRRDGNPVTVRVLRTERIKVPAGEFDAVVVKPIIRTKGLFAEGGEAEVWFTNDARHIPLKVRAKVSIATLTMELRSFTTASPQ
- a CDS encoding RluA family pseudouridine synthase, whose product is MIPFSPAPPLADWPTRFPTPFDRGAVHPLARRAAVELMDTIEVHHALPWRLHEPGNGKMFGVLVVAGADSTIGYLRGFSGMVDGQWDIDGWAPPAFDRFTRDLVWVPGEAEMFDFAAKRATLVGCLPDHLDATEAAQITAAIRALDETRTARSRTLMREIQDSYHFGNALGAVRSLRSIFTPAEPPAGAGDCAAPKLLAQAYRAGLTPLALAEFWWGAPAPTGDRRQGVFYAACRGKCLPILTHMLGGLSVDPPPLYGSAALGPNEPAVVYEDDHLLVVNKPSGMLTVPGRGPTMQDCVMTRLRARYPDATGQMVVHRLDLDTSGLLLAAKDPITASALQRLFSLREIDKHYVAWLDGVVTDDHGHIHLPLRMDVDDRPRNIHDPVFGKPAHTEWQVMARTDGRTRVRFTPHTGRTHQLRVHAAHPDGLDAPIVGDRLYGRTAPDEDERLQLHAERLAFVHPVSGAKVVVEQPAPF
- a CDS encoding TlpA family protein disulfide reductase, which encodes MSTSLKAFAYLVFATLVLGIGGIVYSIRSRPSVTSLVGTPVPRLDVATRETPLRLDTLTGSPLVVVIYSPRCDHCHRQLDAFARSTMPVGARLLLVSIADLPLDSLADIWPALRASSAVTWAQASWPAVKSQFHIRAVPTVLVYDRNRRLAKGFVGEVRVDSVYALATK